A genomic stretch from Apis cerana isolate GH-2021 linkage group LG9, AcerK_1.0, whole genome shotgun sequence includes:
- the LOC107993033 gene encoding uncharacterized protein LOC107993033, whose translation MQGIRDLFLVFACLHFLAICVSENAIDAPTTLSRRKRYLIFPEGSNMQLVYCLTVGTYVRENDVIMGITAALAWELPSKVDSKISKLLDRKSRSVMYPKIEALLESTGLDGRACVMKALCEAAQRSPQDVGKGSLVQELLHAIFTLPGDGGRFERSEDQAYERAYASEEDCNGLYPTCRHSIYELEF comes from the exons ATGCAAGGCATCCGAGATCTTTTCCTCGTCTTCGCGTGCCTCCATTTCCTCGCCATCTGCGTATCTGAAAACGCGATCGACGCTCCAACCACGCTGTCCAGGCGCAAGAGGTACTTGATTTTCCCGGAAGGGAGTAATATGCAG TTAGTGTATTGCCTGACGGTGGGAACCTACGTGAGGGAGAACGATGTAATAATGGGGATAACGGCAGCCCTGGCCTGGGAGTTGCCGAGCAAAGTCGACTCGAAGATATCGAAGTTGCTCGATCGAAAGAGCAGAAGCGTCATGTACCCGAAGATAGAGGCTCTGCTGGAATC CACGGGTCTGGATGGAAGAGCTTGCGTGATGAAGGCCCTGTGCGAGGCTGCCCAGAGGAGTCCACAGGATGTTGGAAAGGGGAGCCTGGTCCAGGAGCTGCTGCACGCCATCTTTAC GTTGCCAGGGGACGGTGGCCGCTTCGAGCGATCCGAGGATCAAGCTTACGAGCGCGCTTACGCGAGCGAAGAGGATTGCAACGGGCTGTACCCGACCTGCCGCCACTCCATTTACGAGCTCGAGTTCTGA
- the LOC107993045 gene encoding uncharacterized protein LOC107993045, which produces MRLLFRAVFCLTLITAAQLVTRPARSLSFRKGSSFFYRVNFKVTMFPYTTIFSHAAGFKLVWLLPTGSEITRFVRSVDDVHQAAKIVYESHGFDGRSCLLKNICQAMEYVSQRDGVIAKILKLLAGSHNGTTGNPVYCDVHVRRCPLELIGVDYFTGR; this is translated from the exons ATGCGATTGTTGTTCCGGGCCGTCTTCTGTCTCACCCTCATTACCGCGGCCCAACTTGTGACCAGACCCGCCAGATCTTTGTCGTTTCGGAAGGGCAGCTCCTTTTTT TACAGGGTGAACTTCAAGGTCACGATGTTCCCTTACACGACCATCTTCTCACACGCGGCTGGTTTCAAACTGGTGTGGCTGCTTCCAACCGGGTCCGAGATTACCAGGTTCGTCAGGTCCGTGGACGACGTTCACCAGGCCGCCAAGATCGTATACGAGAG CCACGGATTCGACGGGAGATCGTGCCTGTTGAAGAACATCTGTCAAGCGATGGAGTACGTGAGCCAGAGGGACGGAGTGATCGCGaagatattgaaattgttGGCCGG atcGCACAACGGTACCACGGGTAATCCTGTTTACTGCGACGTCCACGTAAGACGTTGCCCCCTCGAGTTGATCGGCGTCGACTATTTCACGGGCCGGTGA
- the LOC107993015 gene encoding uncharacterized protein LOC107993015 isoform X1 yields the protein MFIRTKVDWRLSLLFLAAMGRIQASEKGEARGKRQALYPPPLVYPLGGILKLVVGFAMPVQVSGQILSYGQNVQFQYMLPNNATFFTNYFEDLSRRRRRASWSERVPVYDILQRELDMRNVDGKACLKKNICEAASTSLKDEGLVGELLHLLLTPDEGDAFTMDYEYLEAATFGRRGNNCSMIYSTCPPGQGILDRISTIY from the exons ATGTTTATTCGGACGAAGGTGGACTGGAGATTGTCGTTGCTGTTCCTCGCGGCAATGGGACGGATCCAGGCGAGCGAGAAGGGGGAAGCTCGAGGGAAGAGGCAGGCCTTGTACCCACCGCCCCTCGTTTACCCTCTCGGCGGTATTTTGAAG CTCGTGGTGGGGTTCGCGATGCCGGTGCAGGTCTCGGGCCAGATTTTGTCATACGGCCAAAACGTTCAGTTTCAATACATGTTGCCAAACAACGCCACCTTCTTCACCAACTACTTCGAAGACTTGTCACGAAGACGACGTAGAGCGAGTTGGAGCGAGAGGGTCCCTGTATACGACATTCTTCAACGTGAACTTGACAT GCGTAACGTGGATGGAAAAGCTTGCTTGAAGAAGAATATCTGCGAAGCGGCATCGACATCGTTGAAGGACGAGGGATTGGTCGGCGAATTGTTGCACTTGTTGTTAAC GCCGGACGAAGGAGACGCTTTCACGATGGACTACGAATATTTGGAAGCGGCCACGTTTGGAAGAAGGGGAAATAATTGTTCGATGATTTATTCCACGTGTCCTCCTGGCCAGGGAATTTTAGACAGAATATCCACGATTTATTGA